One Pyxicephalus adspersus chromosome 3, UCB_Pads_2.0, whole genome shotgun sequence genomic window carries:
- the MAVS gene encoding mitochondrial antiviral-signaling protein: MGFAEDKVFDYLVNNMHMMMDINVEEMLDHLRGVFTTSTGEQLERHLDRRGNSRTVYHFLLDLKKRDDWVNNFLRALWACKHRELFHNLQAEYRSHTPKRVWEPDPPPYSLPTTSPNQYDLPRPDSPHRCASLPAQVNHNPLQQSPDPPMAIKQASTWSNQPQEGNGPSSLPYAFASQRSPAPALAHPASLPDQVDAGTSDGDISKTPVPESLPIQPEQFVKSDARLSCEATDHQYSSAASPVSPKRDFTTTQPVIEISKNREVVQSGEQNTSMVNHQRKNADNELPSTSIYQDVASPRTNAPNPSCSSASSMHEAHKAGAVPQQGELPSYSQGTSNFPASQNFTTNNTNRSYSVESVQRPVTASPSQRQSVSSLESGATAGSEHQSREQSTNHSVTASPSQSQSVSSLESGATAGSEHQSREQSTNHSSAQLSSCRPTEDDSRWNLSKPGVLMSTAGFADVTGETNEVAPLSRVPELEISDDESSNAPSPGSSKLPAVSRSKGSPISQEVKTTSTSKKVGLRISPKKSPEENEEPRGVSSSAYSRPLNASLSQEPEENSFEISRYRVDFNESPSVILMAKNNVPINNVPIKSTRDTPRSMETIDRVASQEEEKLGKSSLHDPLVITLSAAVVCLSLYIIWLKHKN, translated from the exons ATGGGGTTCGCTGAGGATAAAGTTTTTGACTACTtggtaaataacatgcatatgATGATGGATATAAATGTTGAAGAAATGCTGGATCATCTAAGAGGAGTCTTTACTACCTCCACTGGG GAGCAACTAGAGAGACACTTGGATAGAAGAGGAAATAGTCGCACGGTGTATCATTTTCTGTTGGATCTGAAAAAGAGAGATGATTGGGTGAACAATTTTCTACGAGCGCTGTGGGCATGCAAGCATCGAGAACTGTTCCATAACCTTCAGGCTGAGTATAGGTCACACACACCTAAAAGAG TTTGGGAACCTGATCCTCCCCCTTACTCACTTCCTACTACCTCTCCCAATCAATATGACCTTCCTCGGCCTGATAGTCCACACCGTTGTGCAAGTCTTCCAGCTCAGGTGAATCACAATCCCCTCCAGCAATCACCAGATCCTCCCATGGCCATCAAGCAAGCATCAACATGGAGCAATCAGCCCCAGGAGGGCAATGGGCCATCCAGCCTACCTTACGCTTTTGCTTCACAAAGATCTCCAGCTCCAGCTTTAGCACATCCAGCTTCACTGCCTGACCAAGTGGACGCCGGGACATCAGACGGTGACATATCTAAAACACCTGTACCAGAATCCTTACCCATTCAGCCAGAACAATTTGTGAAAAGTGATGCAAGACTTTCATGTGAG GCCACTGATCACCAATACTCATCTGCAGCATCTCCGGTCTCCCCAAAAAGGGATTTTACAACAACACAGCCAGTAATTGAAATATCAAAGAATCGAGAG gtggtTCAGTCTGGGGAGCAGAACACCTCCATGGTAAATCATCAGAGGAAGAATGCTGATAATGAACTTCCCAGTACCTCTATATATCAAGAC GTGGCTAGTCCTAGAACTAATGCACCTAATCCATCCTGCTCTTCTGCAAGCAGCATGCATGAAGCACACAAAGCTGGGGCAGTGCCACAACAAGGAGAACTGCCTAGTTATTCACAG GGTACCTCTAATTTTCCTGCAAGCCAGAACTTTACCACAAATAACACTAACAGAAGCTACTCCGTGGAATCTGTCCAAAGACCG GTGACGGCCTCTCCATCCCAGAGGCAATCCGTGTCGAGTTTGGAGTCTGGAGCAACTGCAGGATCTGAACATCAGAGCAGGGAGCAGTCTACAAATCATTCG GTGACGGCCTCTCCATCCCAGAGTCAATCCGTGTCGAGTTTGGAGTCTGGAGCAACTGCAGGATCTGAACATCAGAGCAGGGAGCAGTCTACAAATCATTCG AGTGCTCAGCTTTCATCGTGTAGACCTACAGAAGATGACAGCAGATGGAATCTCAGCAAACCAGGTGTGCTAATGTCTACTGCTGGCTTTGCAGATGTCACAGGAGAAACTAATGAGGTTGCACCGTTATCAAGGGTGCCTGAACTTGAAATTAGTGATGATGAATCCAGCAATGCTCCTTCTCCTGGCTCTTCAAAGTTACCTGCCGTGAGTCGAAGCAAGGGAAGTCCTATATCACAGGAGGTGAAAACAACAAGCACATCTAAGAAAGTAGGCCTGAGGATCTCTCCAAAGAAGAGTCCAGAGGAAAATGAAGAACCTAGGGGGGTTTCTAGCTCTGCATAtagcagaccactaaatgcttCCTTGTCACAAGAGCCAGAAGAGAACAGCTTTGAGATATCCAGATACAGAGTTGACTTTAATGAAAGCCCATCTGTGATTCTCATGGCCAAAAACAATGTACCAATAAACAATGTACCAATAAAGAGTACCAGGGATACCCCAAGAAGCATGGAGACAATTGACAGAGTGGCATCTCAAGAAGAAGAAAAGCTCGGGAAGAGCAGTCTGCATGATCCCCTTGTTATAACACTTTCAGCTGCTGTTGTTTGCCTTTCCTTATACATTATATGGCTCAAACACAAAAACTAA